Genomic DNA from Telopea speciosissima isolate NSW1024214 ecotype Mountain lineage chromosome 2, Tspe_v1, whole genome shotgun sequence:
TCCTAAGTTCATAAATTCAATCAAAATCACAACCATCCAATCTATTGAttattttctgaattttgaGTTAGATGTTTCTGTGGAttgtaaaccccccccccccccccaaaacaaaacaaaaaaaaaagagttaggaaATGAAATCAATGATTCCATGATACCTTCATCTCCTACAGGAGTTCAATTGGAATAAATAGCAAGAACACGAAAGATTCTGTAGATTGTCAAAGGCAGGAATCAagaataaatgaaaattttaaatgattGACATGATCCATTCACATTGGTCTGCACAGGTATGCCATGGGTTATCTGTTGACAGTCACATTTCCCAGGACCAGATTATCTAGATTCCTGAACTGGATTGGCATTACACTTCTACTAACTGTAGAGGAAATAATGGCAGAAAAACAAAAGCAGAAATGCAGAACTCCATAGTCCGGAGGAATAAAGACAGTCCCCAAATAAACTCCATAGCCAAAGAATAAATGGAATTTAAGCACATCTACAAGTTGATGAGGACATAGCTAGTATATATCTTCCCCTAAAGAATATGCGTACCATACAGAGGTGCTAGGACCACCAAATAATGAACCCATCAAAATCTGCTAATGCCAACACCAATCAAATTTGTTGACAACTTCTCAAAATCAAGCTTTTTCACTATTTTGATATTTCGGTGATATCAGCTGAAATTTTCTATGGTGATTTGGATGTGAAAAAAACCAGATTCAATATAAAACTTCTAGTAATTCAAGTTGACATCACTAAAATATTTTGGTCTTGGCTAAGAGTCCAAGACTTAAAAGTCCAAGTTCCATGATTGAAATACATACATGCTGAAGCATGATAAGAAGTTAAGAACATAACCAGCAGCCCTTTCAAATTAGAGAATTTGGTTCATCAAGCCCTTATAAAGCATAAGccgtgcaaaaaaaaaaaaaaaaaaaacacactacAATGTAGTTACCAGATAAAGTGAATTTCAATAAGTGATTTGCAAGATCAACCAGAGGCATCAATAGAAGCAACCTGGACAAAATCAAATAGTCCAAGTCTCCAAGTTTCACAACAATGACAATGTACATCAACTAATTCAAAGCATCTTAAAAAACAGTAAAGGCTAATTATGATTTGTCATCTTGAACTGAAATTTTATGAGCTCAATACAAACAATGGATCAAGAACAAAACAGTCTCTTCCCAGTCTAATTTATATTTGGGTTCAGATAAACATGGAGCTAATTCGGTTCAGAATCTCTTAGCTGCAGCTAAAAATGCCCATTAAtcgggggagaaaaaaaaaaacataccttCAAGCACAGCTCCAAAGACAATATTTCGATTATCAAGCTGGGGACAAGGACCAGGTCCTGTAGTAACCAGGAATTCGGCATTCCTATAATTGGGGTCAAGCTTAATCTGCTCATCATCATCGTTCTCAGACAAACATAGCGACAGAACACCAGCCCTCGAATGGGTAAGCAGAAAAGACCTCGGATCGACGGTCTCCGTGTTCCTTGCCAAATCCAATGGTGGACGCACCTCTCCCTTATCCTTTCGCCCCTGCCGACCGGCGATGAGGAACTCACCTGGAAAGATCTTCTGAACCAGAGTGCCTTTGTAAGAAGAACCGGAGGAGCCTGTGCACATGGCTTTGAAGTTAGAGACGGTTAAAGGGACGTGTTTGCCGTAGAGGCCGAAAACAACACGGCCCAGAAGCTCGGAGTCTTGGCAGGCCGATAATTCGTCACCAAATGTGCGGTCTGAGCGGAAGTAGTTTGGGCAGATGCTGAAGTCCATGAAGAATCGGTCGGTGATGGTGGTGTCGGGCGGCGGTGGCCGCGGTGGTTGAGGGGGTTGTGGGTCGACGACATTCTCATCGGCGGCGATGGCGAGAGGGGAGGGCAGGGGGAGAAAAGTGGAGAGGAAGATGATGGAGCGGCGGTTGAAGTGTATTGCAGGTGTTGAGTTAGGGTGTCTGGGTTGAGACGAGAGATGGGCCAGTGgacggtggcggtggtggtagtAGCTGAGGAGAGGCGTAGCAGAGGAGCCCATGGGACTGGGATTATGGATTTCCAcatgttttgtttgtttgagagagagagagagagagacagagaaattGCAATTTCGATGGATGGATATGTGTTCTTGGCCTGTTGGCCACCACTTGTTGATCCTCTTGTgtggcaaaatggtaaaaatggaTCATGTAATTGTGAAGGTCTTCACTCTTCACCAAGCCAACTGTAATGGTCCAGGGCTTGAGTCGCCAAGATCAATTTAACCTCAAGCCATACATCATAATCCCTTGACTAAATACAGTTCCTAACAAGGATTTAAAATGCAAATACGGGGTCGAATTGGTCCTTGTTGATTCAAATCCGGCCGGAATcgaccctaaaaaccctagaattgaccCTCTAGATCTAAAAACTTAAGGATTCGGTCCCAAAACCCTAGTATTCACTACTCGAGAACGTCCAGAATCGGGATCAATCATAATCGATTCGATCAATCCAATTTCAATGTTTGAAACGATGGTTCCTAATGAATCTGTTAGATTGATTAATTAAGTTGGCCTTATTCATGAACTTGGTTAGCGGTTAACTTCAATTTCAATGGATAGTTCTACTTTTGTTCAGTTTATTAGTCCTAGAGTGTTAGAAATGgcaattcccaaacccaaatcatATTAGGAGGTGAGATGACACAGGTGACTGTATTGTCTGATTACCAGGTTCTAATGAGATGCTTATCTATTCTTCCTCTTGAGGTTGCCCCTACTGTCGTGTTccccagacacagcaaggcgataaagatcgccttacccccgcttgggCAAGGTGCTTGGGCAAGGGTAGGGAGGTCTTTTCACTATGTTTGGACCGCACACGACAATAGGGGCAGCTGGGCAATAGAGGACCCCAATGCCTGGTACACATGCATGAACATACACAGGTTGTGATCCAATACAATTAAGatattttattgaaaagaaTTGGATTTTAAAAATTGACATACAACATCTAGACTTGTAACTAGATGAAGTACTGGTACACATACATGAACATACACGAGGTGTACTCCAatataaaagattttttttttactgaaaaACTATCTTAAAATTCGAATTCACGATCGTTAGACGTTGAGTCATAATGGAACATTCTCACTGATTCCGACCAAGTCCAACTGATTCTCGGACGATTCCAGGATGATTCGAATTGGAACTGAATTTAAACCCTAGGAATTTGACAAATTTTCGAACTCTGGTTGATATATAATTGATCTTAAAGTAAATTTGTTTTGTCTGAAACTGAAAAAGGGTTTGCTCATTATTTGCAAGTCTTGCTGGGTTTGATTTGTGTCTTAATTGGAACTGAGTTTAAACCCAAGACAAGAATTTGACACagtgtctttattttttagggtttcggTTGATTACGATTTACGACCGATTTCGACGATTCAGAGCCGATTTGATTATAATTAATGGAGGCTGGTGTGTGTACGATTCCCGGTTTTTCAACAACGAGTTTTCCTGCCATAGGCCATAGCAGCTGGTGAATATACCAGCCATAGCAGT
This window encodes:
- the LOC122652062 gene encoding peptidyl-prolyl cis-trans isomerase CYP28, chloroplastic — encoded protein: MGSSATPLLSYYHHRHRPLAHLSSQPRHPNSTPAIHFNRRSIIFLSTFLPLPSPLAIAADENVVDPQPPQPPRPPPPDTTITDRFFMDFSICPNYFRSDRTFGDELSACQDSELLGRVVFGLYGKHVPLTVSNFKAMCTGSSGSSYKGTLVQKIFPGEFLIAGRQGRKDKGEVRPPLDLARNTETVDPRSFLLTHSRAGVLSLCLSENDDDEQIKLDPNYRNAEFLVTTGPGPCPQLDNRNIVFGAVLEGLDVVTAIASIPTYKPGERIRQFNDFAELLGDERAQVARTIWNKPLKTVYISDCGELKVAKPSLTPSLP